A single Nicotiana tabacum cultivar K326 chromosome 5, ASM71507v2, whole genome shotgun sequence DNA region contains:
- the LOC107812772 gene encoding alcohol dehydrogenase 3-like: MSSTVGQVIRCKAAVAWEAGKPLVMEEVEVAPPQKMEVRLKILYTSLCHTDVYFWEAKGQNPVFPRILGHEAAGIVESVGEGVTEVAPGDHVLPVFVDC; the protein is encoded by the exons atgtcAAGCACAGTCGGGCAAGTCATTCGTTGCAAAG CTGCTGTGGCATGGGAGGCAGGGAAACCATTAGTAATGGAGGAAGTGGAGGTGGCACCTCCACAAAAAATGGAAGTTCGTCTTAAGATCCTTTACACTTCTCTCTGTCATACTGATGTCTACTTCTGGGAAGCAAAG GGCCAAAATCCAGTCTTTCCTCGCATTCTTGGACATGAAGCAGCAGG GATTGTGGAGAGTGTTGGAGAGGGAGTAACAGAAGTTGCACCAGGAGACCATGTTTTGCCTGTGTTTGTTGATTGCtaa
- the LOC142181309 gene encoding uncharacterized protein LOC142181309: MSKIPIMLKSNGNWDNYGRFRDFEVDAIVVDDNANYGILSSTIAEQLSIDTSDKIIEIKYIVNENCPPMEIRNDMGVRAYMETKKEKKNLGSYPLCISVRDFNMELAINNESTSAGSSGSLNLLEFPSSPAIEEYQSEIITESTQTYIEEGQVYQDKQTVAAAMKNYSVMHKFQFRVKRSSHRSYWLICVAESCKWHFKATSINNSAMFKIRSFSRQHTCCLMDETFIQRKRTAAVLGSMVVPKYCDPKTVYTPKDIQTDMLSEHGLNLSYMQAWRAKEKALQFLRGNPCDSYNKLPKYFYILEKNYPGSVVKLKKAADDCFLYAFVALCTSINGWQYCRPVVVVDGTFLKSAYRGIMLTASTMDAAGTIFPLAYAVVDFENDASWKWFFEQFKEAYGERPSMCVVSDRHESILKATSVVYPGLAHYSCMWHIWTNIRSKFKKGHLQLHELYFATARSYTMDEFNERMLKIEEIDLRVKSYLYDIGYHRWSRVHATVNRTFTMTSNIAESLNAVTKDARELPIFDLFEYMRTLLERWTKEKLSKAKGTFTYLGHKYNKELEDNSTLSQKLRVRASTDHIHNVLDGVKRYIVCLENKKCSCGQFQLDEFPCAHALAALRHRNETYENYCSPYYTRKSLLLTYEMPVNPLPDEGKWEVPQHILDEVVKPPG; encoded by the exons ATGTCAAAAATCCCAATAATGCTGAAATCGAATGGTAATTGGGATAACTATGGCAGATTTAGAGATTTTGAAGTTGATGCCATTGTGGTAGATGATAATGCAAACTACGGAATTCTCAGTTCTACAATTGCAGAACAATTATCGATTGATACATCGgataaaattatagaaatcaaatacattgtgaACGAGAATTGTCCTCCAATGGAGATTAGGAATGATATGGGGGTTCGTGCTTACATGGAAaccaaaaaggagaaaaaaaactTAGGTTCGTATCCTTTATGTATAAGCGTAAgagatttcaatatggaattggCAATCAACAATGAAAGCACCAGTGCAG GTTCGTCTGGATCCCTAAACTTACTTGAATTTCCATCCTCACCAGCTATAGAGGAAtatcaaagtgaaataataactgaaTCTACGCAAACATATATTGAAGAAGGACAAGTTTATCAGGACAAGCAAACAGTAGCTGCTGCAATGAAGAATTATTCAGTGATGCACAAGTTCCAGTTCAGAGTAAAAAGATCCAGTCATAGAAG CTACTGGCTTATATGTGTTGCTGAAAGCTGTAAATGGCATTTCAAGGCAACGTCAATTAATAATTCGGCAATGTTCAAGATAAGAAGTTTCAGCCGTCAACACACATGCTGCCTAATGGACGAAACATTCATACAGCGCAAACGTACTGCAGCAGTACTTGGTAGCATGGTCGTTCCAAAGTATTGTGATCCTAAGACTGTTTACACACCAAAGGACATACAAACTGACATGTTATCCGAACATGGACTGAACCTAAGCTACATGCAAGcatggagagcaaaggaaaaagCTTTACAGTTTTTGAGAGGGAATCCGTGTGACTCCTACAACaaattacccaaatatttttatattcttgagaagaattatcctggtTCTGTTGTTAAATTGAAGAAGGCAGCAGATGATTGCTTCTTATATGCATTTGTTGCTCTTTGTACATCAATAAATGGTTGGCAATATTGTAGGCCGGTAGTAGTGGTTGATGGGACATTCTTAAAGTCAGCCTACAGGGGGATTATGCTGACAGCAAGCACCATGGATGCAGCAG GTACTATTTTTCCCTTGGCATATGCTGTGGTTGATTTTGAAAACGACGCGTCTTGGAAgtggttctttgagcaattcaaggaGGCATATGGTGAAAGACCTTCAATGTGTGTTGTTTCAGATAGGCATGAGAGTATACTGAAGGCAACATCAGTTGTCTATCCGGGATTGGCACACTACTCTTGCATGTGGCATATATGGACAAATATAAGGTCAAAATTCAAGAAGGGACATCTACAATTACATGAATTGTACTTTGCTACAGCACGGTCATACACTAtggatgaatttaatgaaaggatgTTGAAGATTGAAGAGATAGACCTGCGTGTAAAGTCTTACCTATATGATATTGGCTATCATAGATGGTCAAGAGTACATGCAACGGTAAATAGAACTTTTACTATGACGTCAAACATTGCCGAGTCGTTGAATGCTGTAACAAAAGATGCAAGAGAGCTTCCAATATTTGATCTATTTGAGTATATGAGGACTCTTCTTGAACGTTGGACAAAAGAAAAGTTATCGAAGGCAAAGGGTACTTTCACATACCTTGGTCACAAATACAACAAAGAATTGGAAGACAACAGTACATTATCTCAGAAACTAAGG gtgagggcttcaacaGATCATATACATAATGTGTTAGATGGTGTGAAGCGGTACATTGTGTGTCTAGAAAACAAGAAATGTAGCTGTGGACaattccaacttgatgaattTCCATGTGCGCATGCTTTGGCAGCATTAAGGCATAGGAATGAAACATACGAAAACTATTGCTCTCCGTATTACACAAGGAAGAGCCTTCTGCTTACATATGAAATGCCAGTAAACCCTCTTCCTGATGAAGGCAAATGGGAAGTGCCACAACATATTTTGGATGAGGTAGTAAAGCCACCGGGATAA